A stretch of Myxococcus virescens DNA encodes these proteins:
- a CDS encoding metallopeptidase family protein → MSRRGLLAFCLLFAACKRGPLASEAPDASCPAVPAFSAPGAGAPTASVRPAPPPEDATHRMQPLAVCRSDGAAPLDASRRYFEEGRFEEALSCAAQAAALEPDLAAAHAERGVALAALGREPEAQLAYARALAIDPGDPSALLGSAHLYAVQLSSTRERDELGALYAERGLSQPNTPPELIPHLALVAAMAFNDLGQAESSLAHSAIVLARNPGSREALYERALALFELCRFREARTAFTSLVDDPERAAHAHHHLGLLLEREGKWKQAQSHFDKARTLAPDDFPEPPLPAEEDFRAEVVKAVAELPKDMRGDLDGVPVTAEELPADADLLANQPPLSPTILGLFRGPPLAEPCDGSEVPCRSVVLYRRNLARAARTPEELREQIRVTLLHEIGHLRGEDDEELAARGLE, encoded by the coding sequence ATGTCGCGGCGCGGCCTGCTCGCCTTCTGTCTCCTCTTCGCTGCCTGCAAGCGCGGCCCCCTGGCCTCTGAAGCGCCGGACGCGTCCTGTCCGGCCGTGCCCGCCTTCAGCGCGCCTGGCGCCGGGGCGCCCACCGCCAGCGTGCGTCCCGCACCGCCCCCGGAGGACGCCACGCACCGGATGCAGCCGCTGGCCGTGTGCCGCTCGGACGGCGCGGCCCCGTTGGATGCGTCGCGTCGCTACTTCGAGGAAGGCCGCTTCGAGGAAGCACTGTCCTGCGCCGCCCAGGCCGCCGCGCTGGAGCCGGACCTGGCCGCCGCCCACGCGGAACGCGGCGTGGCGCTGGCCGCCCTGGGCCGCGAGCCAGAGGCGCAGCTCGCCTATGCGCGGGCGCTCGCCATCGACCCGGGGGACCCGTCCGCGCTTCTGGGCTCGGCGCACCTGTACGCCGTGCAGCTGTCCTCCACCCGGGAGCGGGACGAACTGGGCGCCCTCTACGCCGAGCGCGGCCTGTCCCAGCCCAACACGCCCCCGGAGCTGATTCCGCACCTCGCGCTGGTGGCCGCCATGGCCTTCAATGATTTGGGACAGGCGGAGTCCTCGCTGGCGCACTCGGCCATCGTCCTCGCGCGCAACCCCGGCAGCCGCGAGGCCCTCTACGAGCGTGCCCTGGCCCTCTTCGAGCTGTGCCGCTTCCGCGAGGCCCGCACCGCCTTCACCAGCCTCGTGGACGACCCGGAGCGGGCCGCGCACGCCCATCACCACCTGGGGCTCCTGTTGGAGCGCGAGGGCAAGTGGAAGCAGGCGCAGAGCCACTTCGACAAGGCGCGCACGCTGGCGCCGGACGACTTCCCCGAGCCGCCGCTGCCCGCGGAGGAGGACTTCCGCGCCGAGGTGGTGAAGGCCGTCGCCGAGCTGCCCAAGGACATGCGCGGGGACTTGGACGGCGTGCCCGTCACGGCGGAGGAGCTGCCCGCGGACGCGGACCTGCTGGCCAACCAGCCGCCGCTGTCGCCCACGATTCTGGGGCTCTTCCGGGGCCCGCCGCTGGCCGAGCCCTGTGACGGCTCTGAGGTGCCGTGCCGCTCCGTGGTGCTCTACCGCCGCAACCTGGCGCGCGCCGCCCGGACGCCCGAGGAGCTTCGCGAGCAGATCCGCGTGACGTTGCTGCACGAAATCGGGCACCTTCGCGGCGAGGACGACGAAGAACTGGCCGCTCGCGGCCTGGAGTGA
- a CDS encoding class I SAM-dependent rRNA methyltransferase: MPPHAALPVARVTPKGARSLRHFNPWVYRTEIAAPPDVKGAGAVVLVVDSQGNPIGQALYARRSPLALRLLTRKGPAEEPVDDAFFRRRLEAALARRAYLSGRDGLRLVHGEADQLPGLFVDRYGNGLTLQTLSEGMDARKETLAKMLVELTGATHVMCRDDASGRDFEGLPREARLLHGEGAARFTYHEGENRFEVDLQGDMKTGAFLDQVDNHLRAGELARGDALDLFSYHGGFALSLSRTCTSVLAVEQDEKAAARAKANAEANGRANVTVENANAFDVLRRFDTSGRRFDTVVLDPPGLAKRREGLATALRAYHELNLRAFRCLKPDGLLVTCSCSGKLDRAAFEEMVLAAAADAKRPVQILERRGAGLDHPVLAGLPETEYLKALYVRAL, encoded by the coding sequence ATGCCCCCCCATGCAGCCCTGCCCGTCGCGCGCGTCACCCCCAAGGGGGCGCGCTCGCTGCGGCACTTCAATCCCTGGGTGTACCGCACCGAAATCGCCGCTCCGCCCGACGTGAAGGGCGCCGGCGCCGTGGTGCTGGTGGTGGACTCCCAGGGCAATCCCATTGGCCAGGCGCTCTACGCTCGCCGCTCGCCCCTGGCGCTGCGCCTGCTGACGCGCAAGGGGCCCGCCGAGGAGCCGGTGGACGACGCCTTCTTCCGCCGCCGCCTGGAGGCCGCCCTGGCGCGCCGGGCGTACCTGTCCGGCCGTGACGGGCTGCGGCTGGTGCACGGCGAGGCGGACCAGCTCCCGGGCCTCTTCGTGGACCGCTACGGAAACGGCCTCACGCTCCAGACGCTCTCCGAGGGCATGGACGCGCGCAAGGAGACGCTGGCGAAGATGCTGGTGGAGCTCACCGGCGCCACCCACGTCATGTGCCGGGACGACGCCTCCGGCCGTGACTTCGAGGGCCTGCCCCGCGAGGCGCGCCTGCTGCACGGTGAGGGCGCCGCGCGCTTCACCTACCACGAGGGGGAGAACCGCTTCGAGGTCGACCTCCAGGGCGACATGAAGACGGGCGCCTTCCTGGACCAGGTGGACAACCACCTGCGGGCCGGGGAGCTGGCGCGTGGCGACGCGCTGGACCTCTTCAGCTACCACGGCGGCTTCGCGCTCTCGCTGTCACGCACCTGCACGTCCGTGCTGGCGGTGGAGCAGGACGAGAAGGCCGCCGCGCGCGCCAAGGCCAACGCCGAGGCCAACGGCCGCGCCAACGTCACTGTGGAGAACGCCAACGCCTTCGACGTGCTGCGCCGCTTCGACACCAGCGGGCGCCGCTTCGACACCGTGGTGTTGGACCCGCCCGGACTGGCCAAGCGCCGCGAGGGCCTGGCCACCGCGCTGCGCGCCTACCACGAGCTGAACCTGCGCGCCTTCCGCTGCCTCAAGCCGGACGGGTTGCTCGTCACCTGCTCCTGCTCCGGCAAGCTGGACCGCGCCGCCTTCGAGGAGATGGTGCTGGCGGCCGCCGCGGATGCGAAGCGGCCGGTGCAGATTCTGGAACGGCGGGGCGCGGGGCTGGACCACCCGGTGCTGGCCGGGCTGCCGGAGACGGAGTACCTGAAGGCCCTCTACGTGCGCGCCCTCTAG
- a CDS encoding caib/baif family protein: MVKDKGTRPDKADQVAQEKAARELVSTLGKREFLEQFQKLAKSFASDPGNPGSYACEGCQRCANCMFCKDCDSCFSCTHCTRCELCNNCSHCVDCKSCNACAYCVQSENCSTSAYLVLCRNLQDCNYCFGCVGLAKKDFHILNVPFPRTEYFKIVGRLRKELGIP; the protein is encoded by the coding sequence GTGGTGAAGGACAAAGGAACGCGGCCCGATAAGGCGGACCAGGTCGCGCAGGAGAAGGCGGCGCGGGAGCTGGTGTCCACCCTGGGCAAGCGGGAGTTCCTGGAGCAGTTCCAGAAGCTGGCCAAGAGCTTCGCGTCCGACCCGGGCAACCCCGGCTCCTACGCGTGCGAGGGCTGTCAGCGCTGCGCCAACTGCATGTTCTGCAAGGACTGCGACAGCTGCTTCTCGTGCACGCACTGCACCCGGTGCGAGCTGTGCAACAACTGCTCGCACTGCGTGGACTGCAAGAGCTGCAACGCCTGCGCGTACTGCGTCCAGAGTGAGAACTGCTCCACCAGCGCGTACCTGGTGCTGTGCCGCAACCTGCAGGACTGCAACTACTGCTTCGGCTGCGTGGGCCTGGCGAAGAAGGACTTCCACATCCTCAACGTCCCCTTCCCACGGACGGAGTACTTCAAAATCGTGGGCCGGCTGCGCAAGGAGCTGGGGATTCCATAG
- a CDS encoding ATP-dependent helicase: MDLSKLNPPQREAVVTLEGPLLVLAGAGSGKTRVITHRIVHLLNERPGLIMARNILAVTFTNKAATEMKERLVHMAGPRAQGVLVCTFHAFGAEMLREDIHRLGWPKKFAIADMGDQLANIRRAMREHKIDDRSFDARKVLNLISKAKNSGKAPEPKPEGIGDDYDLITHMVYPDYQLSLKAQGSVDFDDLLLLPARLLREHPDLYEKYTKRFRYLLVDEFQDTNTAQLELLKLLAGRSRNVCAVGDDDQCIYSWRGAEVRNILDFDRLFPGGKEVRLEQNYRSVQTVLDAANAVIARNPERKAKQMWTDRKGGTKVKVVTCPNDEEEARFVAHEIQKHMALGISADDIAVLYRTNGQSRPIEEMLREKNIGYEVVGGSEFFDRREVKDVIAYFKVIVNKLDEISLLRIVNVPSRGIGDVTMERLNVHARGEGVTLWTVMKKATDYEDLPPGAGARVMEFVDLVERYRAAYEHGQLANVTRKLLEEIGFREATRAHATSATAADKKLKGVDGVLNSLENFEKREGPKASLPTYLNRLSLDTRQEEEEVPGANRRVTLMTVHASKGLEYRLVFFIGMEEDLMPHGGMQGEAQNLEEERRLCYVGITRAKEVLYLTRAATRVKRGKEVPRTPSRFLEDLPPEVIEVVELDAPRQGPPTTEEKNFFANLKERFKKPAIPGAPPGGTGPSGGAAR; encoded by the coding sequence ATGGACCTCTCGAAGCTCAATCCTCCGCAGCGCGAGGCCGTGGTGACCCTGGAGGGACCGCTCCTCGTGCTGGCAGGCGCAGGCAGCGGCAAGACTCGCGTCATCACCCACCGCATCGTCCACCTGCTCAACGAGCGGCCGGGCCTCATCATGGCCCGCAACATCCTGGCGGTGACCTTCACCAACAAGGCCGCCACGGAGATGAAGGAGCGCCTGGTCCACATGGCGGGACCTCGGGCGCAGGGCGTGCTGGTGTGCACCTTCCACGCCTTTGGCGCGGAGATGCTCCGCGAGGACATCCACCGGCTGGGGTGGCCCAAGAAGTTCGCCATCGCCGACATGGGCGACCAGCTGGCCAACATCCGGCGCGCCATGCGCGAGCACAAAATCGACGACCGCTCGTTCGACGCGCGCAAGGTGCTCAACCTCATCTCCAAGGCGAAGAACTCCGGCAAGGCGCCGGAGCCCAAGCCGGAGGGGATTGGGGATGATTACGACCTCATCACCCACATGGTGTACCCGGACTATCAGCTGTCGCTGAAGGCGCAGGGGTCGGTGGACTTCGACGACCTGCTGCTGCTGCCCGCGCGCCTCCTGCGCGAGCACCCGGACCTCTACGAGAAGTACACCAAGCGCTTCCGCTACCTGCTGGTGGACGAGTTCCAGGACACCAACACCGCGCAGTTGGAGCTGCTGAAGCTGCTGGCGGGCCGCTCCCGCAACGTGTGCGCGGTGGGTGACGACGACCAGTGCATCTATTCGTGGCGGGGCGCGGAGGTGCGCAACATCCTCGACTTCGACCGCCTCTTCCCGGGAGGGAAGGAGGTCCGGCTGGAGCAGAACTACCGCTCCGTCCAGACGGTCCTGGACGCGGCCAACGCCGTCATCGCCAGGAACCCCGAGCGCAAGGCCAAGCAGATGTGGACCGACCGCAAGGGGGGCACGAAGGTGAAGGTGGTGACGTGTCCCAACGACGAAGAGGAGGCCCGCTTCGTCGCGCACGAAATCCAGAAGCACATGGCCCTGGGCATCTCCGCGGACGACATCGCCGTGCTCTACCGGACCAACGGCCAGTCCCGCCCCATCGAGGAGATGCTGCGGGAGAAGAACATCGGCTACGAGGTGGTGGGCGGCAGCGAGTTCTTCGACCGGCGCGAGGTGAAGGACGTCATCGCGTACTTCAAGGTCATCGTGAACAAGCTGGACGAAATCTCGCTCCTGCGCATCGTCAACGTGCCCTCGCGCGGCATTGGCGACGTGACGATGGAGCGCCTCAACGTCCACGCGCGGGGCGAGGGCGTCACGCTGTGGACCGTGATGAAGAAGGCCACCGACTACGAGGACCTGCCGCCCGGGGCCGGGGCCCGGGTGATGGAGTTCGTGGACCTGGTGGAGCGCTACCGCGCCGCGTACGAGCACGGCCAGCTGGCCAACGTGACGCGCAAGCTGCTGGAGGAGATTGGCTTTCGCGAGGCCACCCGCGCCCACGCCACCAGCGCCACCGCCGCGGACAAGAAGCTCAAGGGCGTGGACGGCGTGCTCAACTCGCTGGAGAACTTCGAGAAGCGCGAGGGCCCCAAGGCCAGCCTGCCCACGTACCTCAACCGCCTGAGCCTGGACACCCGGCAGGAGGAAGAGGAGGTGCCGGGCGCCAACCGCCGCGTCACCCTGATGACGGTGCACGCCTCCAAGGGCCTGGAGTACCGGCTCGTCTTCTTCATCGGCATGGAGGAGGACCTGATGCCCCACGGAGGCATGCAGGGCGAGGCGCAGAACCTCGAGGAGGAGCGGCGCCTCTGCTACGTGGGCATCACCCGCGCCAAGGAGGTCCTCTACCTCACCCGCGCGGCCACCCGCGTGAAGCGCGGCAAGGAGGTGCCCCGCACGCCCTCGCGCTTCCTGGAGGACCTGCCGCCGGAGGTGATTGAGGTCGTGGAGCTGGACGCGCCGCGTCAGGGGCCTCCCACCACGGAGGAGAAGAACTTCTTCGCCAACTTGAAGGAGCGCTTCAAGAAACCCGCGATTCCGGGAGCGCCTCCGGGTGGCACCGGGCCGTCTGGGGGAGCAGCCAGGTAG
- the rplM gene encoding 50S ribosomal protein L13 — protein sequence MSQKTYSAKAGDIKRQWHVVDVSDKVLGRAASQIATLLKGKHKAIYTPSIDTGDHVVVINAEKVKVTGTKEQDKMYYRHPNAGFPGALKITNLEKLRQRHPEDIIINAVRRMLPRNALGRQMMTKLKVYAGDTHPHAAQKPAAFEVEA from the coding sequence ATGTCGCAGAAGACCTACAGCGCGAAGGCTGGGGACATCAAGCGCCAGTGGCACGTCGTTGACGTGTCCGACAAGGTGCTGGGCCGCGCGGCGAGCCAGATTGCCACCCTGCTGAAGGGCAAGCACAAGGCCATCTACACGCCGTCCATTGACACGGGCGACCACGTGGTCGTCATCAACGCCGAAAAGGTGAAGGTGACGGGTACGAAGGAGCAGGACAAGATGTACTACCGGCACCCGAACGCGGGTTTCCCGGGCGCCCTGAAGATCACCAACCTGGAGAAGCTCCGCCAGCGTCACCCTGAGGACATCATCATCAACGCCGTGCGGCGCATGCTTCCGCGCAACGCGCTCGGCCGCCAGATGATGACGAAGCTGAAGGTCTACGCAGGTGACACGCACCCGCACGCGGCCCAGAAGCCTGCCGCGTTCGAGGTCGAGGCGTAA
- the rpsI gene encoding 30S ribosomal protein S9, whose product MPINQELGFYATGRRKEATARVWIRPGTGLVTINGRELNEYFGRETSKMVLNQPLEILEQKGKVDVTVNVKGGGLSGQAGAIRHGIARALCSFNPEFRPALKKAGFLTRDARAVERKKYGQPGARRRFQFSKR is encoded by the coding sequence ATGCCCATCAACCAAGAGCTCGGTTTCTACGCCACCGGCCGCCGCAAGGAGGCCACCGCCCGCGTCTGGATTCGTCCTGGCACTGGCCTCGTCACCATCAACGGCCGCGAGCTGAACGAGTACTTCGGCCGTGAGACGTCCAAGATGGTCCTCAACCAGCCCCTCGAGATCCTCGAGCAGAAGGGCAAGGTTGACGTGACGGTCAACGTCAAGGGTGGCGGTCTCTCCGGCCAGGCCGGCGCCATCCGTCACGGCATTGCCCGTGCGCTGTGCTCCTTCAACCCGGAGTTCCGTCCGGCGCTGAAGAAGGCCGGCTTCCTCACCCGCGATGCTCGCGCGGTCGAGCGCAAGAAGTACGGCCAGCCGGGCGCGCGTCGCCGGTTCCAGTTCTCCAAGCGCTAA